Proteins encoded by one window of Micromonospora coxensis:
- the hemG gene encoding protoporphyrinogen oxidase, giving the protein MRQPWRIAVIGGGITGLAAAVRLRDRAPAGTEITVYERSGALGGKLRTGELAGSTVELGAESFLMRDPATGGDSAAVALVRRLGLADELVHPSVGQAALVVDAGLRPIPGGTLMGVPGDLAKVAEVADPGAAADHDGGRPLLGPDEDVSVGALVRPRFGDQVVDRLVDPLLGGVYAGRADDLSLVTTMPALARAARAEHTLTAAVRAAQAASARTAQAAATPGPPRPIFGTLAGGMSRLVEAAATASGAKIRLDATVRDLTRTPDGWRLTVGPTRDPEHVEADAVVLTVPARPAARLLAGVAGEVAATVGALDYASVALVTLALPRPELPALSGFLVPATEGLLIKASTFFTTKWGHLARPDGVALVRASVGRYGDEAQLQLTDEDLLATVHRELSQVLGVALPAPLAGHVQRWGGALPQYTPGHLDRLAAARAALRTAHPTLVLAGAGHDGVGIPVCVRSGETAAGEIIEALGGSGQ; this is encoded by the coding sequence ATGCGGCAGCCCTGGCGGATCGCGGTGATCGGAGGCGGGATCACCGGGCTGGCCGCCGCCGTCCGGTTGCGCGACCGCGCCCCCGCCGGCACCGAGATCACCGTGTACGAGCGCTCCGGCGCGCTCGGCGGGAAGCTGCGCACCGGCGAGCTGGCCGGCTCGACGGTCGAGCTGGGCGCCGAGTCGTTCCTGATGCGCGACCCGGCCACCGGGGGCGACTCCGCCGCGGTGGCCCTGGTCCGCCGGCTCGGACTGGCCGACGAGCTCGTCCACCCGAGCGTCGGGCAGGCCGCGCTGGTGGTCGACGCCGGGCTGCGCCCGATCCCCGGCGGCACGCTGATGGGCGTACCCGGTGACCTGGCGAAGGTGGCCGAGGTCGCCGACCCGGGGGCGGCGGCCGACCACGACGGCGGCCGCCCGCTGCTCGGCCCCGACGAGGACGTCAGCGTCGGCGCGCTGGTCCGGCCCAGGTTCGGCGACCAGGTGGTGGACCGCCTGGTCGACCCGCTGCTGGGCGGCGTCTACGCCGGTCGCGCCGACGACCTGTCGCTGGTGACGACCATGCCCGCGCTGGCCCGCGCGGCGCGCGCCGAACACACCCTGACCGCGGCGGTACGGGCGGCGCAGGCCGCCTCGGCCCGGACCGCGCAGGCCGCCGCGACGCCCGGCCCGCCCCGGCCGATCTTCGGCACCCTGGCCGGCGGGATGAGCCGGCTGGTGGAGGCGGCGGCGACGGCCAGCGGCGCGAAGATCCGGCTGGACGCGACGGTGCGCGACCTCACCCGCACCCCGGACGGTTGGCGGCTGACCGTCGGCCCGACCCGGGACCCGGAGCACGTCGAGGCGGACGCGGTCGTGCTCACCGTGCCGGCCCGCCCCGCCGCCCGGCTGCTCGCCGGCGTCGCCGGCGAGGTCGCCGCCACGGTCGGCGCCCTGGACTACGCCAGCGTCGCGCTGGTCACCCTCGCCCTGCCCCGACCGGAGCTGCCGGCGCTCTCCGGCTTCCTGGTGCCGGCCACCGAAGGGCTGCTGATCAAGGCGTCGACCTTCTTCACCACCAAGTGGGGGCACCTGGCCCGGCCGGACGGTGTCGCCCTGGTCCGCGCCTCCGTCGGCCGGTACGGCGACGAGGCGCAGCTCCAGCTCACCGACGAGGACCTGCTGGCCACCGTGCACCGGGAGCTGTCGCAGGTGCTCGGGGTGGCGCTGCCCGCGCCGCTGGCCGGTCACGTGCAGCGCTGGGGCGGGGCGCTGCCCCAGTACACCCCGGGTCACCTCGACCGACTCGCCGCCGCCCGGGCGGCGCTGCGCACGGCCCACCCGACGCTGGTCCTGGCCGGCGCCGGTCACGACGGGGTCGGCATCCCGGTCTGCGTCCGCTCCGGCGAGACGGCGGCCGGGGAGATCATCGAAGCACTGGGAGGATCGGGTCAATGA
- the hemQ gene encoding hydrogen peroxide-dependent heme synthase — protein MTEQTNAARLKELNASIRYTMWSVFRATSPLPSLRENVTGEVESLFEELAGKDVVVRGLYDVAGLRADADLMVWWHSASSDALQDAYLRLRRTTLGRALTPVWSQMALHRPAEFNKSHIPAFLAGEEARPYLCVYPFVRSYEWYLLPDAERRELLAEHGRMARGYPDVRANTVASFALGDYEWMLAFEADELHRIVDLMRDLRASGARRHVREEIPFYTGRRRSVADIVNCLV, from the coding sequence ATGACCGAGCAGACCAACGCGGCCCGGCTCAAGGAGCTCAACGCCAGCATCCGCTACACCATGTGGTCGGTGTTCCGGGCCACCAGCCCGCTGCCGTCGCTGCGGGAGAACGTCACCGGCGAGGTCGAGTCCCTCTTCGAGGAGCTGGCCGGCAAGGACGTGGTGGTCCGTGGCCTGTACGACGTGGCCGGCCTGCGCGCCGACGCCGACCTGATGGTCTGGTGGCACTCCGCCTCCAGCGACGCGCTGCAGGACGCGTACCTGCGGCTGCGGCGGACCACGCTGGGGCGGGCGTTGACCCCGGTCTGGTCGCAGATGGCGCTGCACCGGCCGGCCGAGTTCAACAAGAGCCACATCCCGGCGTTCCTGGCCGGTGAGGAGGCCCGCCCCTACCTCTGCGTCTACCCGTTCGTCCGCTCGTACGAGTGGTACCTGCTGCCGGACGCCGAGCGGCGCGAGCTGCTCGCCGAGCACGGCCGGATGGCCCGTGGCTACCCGGACGTGCGGGCCAACACGGTCGCCTCGTTCGCCCTCGGCGACTACGAGTGGATGCTCGCCTTCGAGGCCGACGAGCTGCACCGGATCGTCGACCTGATGCGGGACCTGCGCGCCTCCGGTGCCCGCCGGCACGTGCGCGAGGAGATCCCGTTCTACACCGGCCGGCGTCGCTCGGTCGCCGACATCGTCAACTGCCTGGTCTGA